Proteins co-encoded in one uncultured Draconibacterium sp. genomic window:
- a CDS encoding two-component regulator propeller domain-containing protein has translation MGNTLSKLKNSKQMYKSLFLISLVIVFLSLSSCNSTEREVVQNSVKLQSYRDEPFAQEYHVAYKISDQPADNEVRNITVDGDGKVWIATTSGVFFKEPDSREWISITRGEERGPAYDVLSVNDEVFLATWDGLYQVKNGEYKKQKGINAPVSALCANGENVYALGPKGIWKRTDENWEKQNYEIARSVRDAMVNNEGTLWVATDVGLYACENGGTILYQDTNELKSCYVQAVSTGPQNEIWTGVLGGISVRDQNKLIKNITPKEGIPSAFVNCIRQAPDGVMWVGTEVGIVRFYLDGSHSLRFSKRWLTDNSVNDICFDEEGTAWIATSNGVSAIKEKQMTLATKQDYFYSECMTKHIREPWICGNLRLTTPGDTSTWRNSDDDNDGEYTGGYLAMESFRYAVTGDEDARIKARKAFDFLRLLQTVTETDNFFARTIVPVEWTEVHDPNRTYTKHQLADAMVNDPRYKPVEKRWRKSSDGKWLWKGDTSSDEMNGHMMAYFYYYEYAADEAEKQLVRDHVSKIVDGLIRNNYNLVGIDGKHTRWGVWSPDKLNRDPDWASEKNLNSMELLTYLKFASHISGNEKYEKEYYRLIDEEGYLENAKGINSKNPAWQIYFDLTMEGYLFPILLRYETDPEIRAVYEQMLEDWMAGQKSGENLINNLAYTLCTGKKINVQQTIDFLKDTPLDLVDWHIDHTLREDVEIVRSPILEEIQIAELPPASERATVRWDKNPWAAVHGNPSQVREPVFWLWPYWEARYLGIIEE, from the coding sequence ATGGGAAACACATTAAGCAAATTGAAAAATAGCAAACAAATGTATAAATCACTGTTTTTAATCTCGTTAGTTATCGTTTTTCTATCTCTGTCATCCTGCAATTCTACTGAAAGAGAAGTCGTTCAAAACTCGGTAAAACTTCAAAGTTATAGAGATGAGCCTTTTGCTCAGGAATACCACGTGGCTTATAAAATAAGTGATCAGCCTGCGGATAACGAAGTTCGTAATATAACAGTTGACGGGGACGGCAAAGTTTGGATTGCAACGACATCCGGTGTGTTTTTTAAGGAGCCGGACTCGAGGGAGTGGATTTCGATTACCCGTGGAGAAGAACGCGGACCAGCTTACGATGTTCTTTCCGTGAATGATGAAGTGTTTTTGGCAACATGGGATGGATTGTATCAGGTGAAAAATGGGGAATATAAAAAACAGAAGGGAATTAATGCACCAGTTTCAGCGCTTTGTGCAAATGGTGAAAATGTTTATGCATTAGGACCTAAAGGAATCTGGAAACGCACAGACGAAAATTGGGAAAAGCAAAACTACGAAATTGCCCGTTCGGTTCGTGATGCAATGGTTAACAATGAGGGAACACTTTGGGTGGCTACTGATGTTGGATTGTATGCTTGTGAGAATGGTGGAACGATATTATATCAGGATACAAATGAGCTAAAAAGCTGTTATGTGCAGGCTGTTTCAACCGGTCCGCAAAATGAAATATGGACTGGTGTTTTGGGGGGCATTTCTGTGAGGGATCAAAATAAACTAATAAAAAATATCACTCCAAAAGAGGGCATACCATCGGCTTTTGTAAATTGTATTAGGCAGGCGCCGGATGGTGTTATGTGGGTAGGAACCGAAGTTGGTATTGTACGTTTTTACTTAGATGGTTCGCATTCTTTACGTTTTAGTAAACGCTGGTTAACCGATAATAGCGTAAATGATATTTGTTTTGACGAGGAAGGAACAGCTTGGATTGCAACTTCAAATGGTGTTAGTGCCATCAAAGAAAAACAGATGACTTTGGCTACGAAACAAGACTATTTTTACAGTGAATGTATGACCAAACATATTAGGGAGCCTTGGATTTGTGGCAATCTTCGGCTTACAACTCCGGGCGATACTTCTACATGGAGGAATTCAGATGATGACAATGATGGTGAATATACCGGAGGTTATCTGGCTATGGAGAGTTTTAGATATGCTGTTACAGGTGATGAGGATGCCCGGATAAAAGCCCGGAAAGCTTTCGATTTTTTACGTTTGTTGCAAACGGTTACGGAAACTGATAATTTCTTTGCTCGCACAATTGTCCCGGTTGAATGGACTGAAGTGCACGACCCGAACAGAACGTACACAAAGCACCAATTGGCAGATGCAATGGTTAACGATCCGCGTTACAAGCCCGTTGAAAAGCGTTGGCGGAAGTCGTCGGATGGAAAATGGTTGTGGAAAGGCGATACCAGCAGCGACGAGATGAACGGCCACATGATGGCTTACTTTTACTATTACGAATATGCTGCTGATGAGGCAGAAAAACAGTTGGTGCGGGATCATGTAAGTAAAATTGTAGATGGCTTGATTCGAAACAACTATAACCTGGTTGGTATTGATGGGAAACATACACGCTGGGGAGTTTGGTCGCCCGATAAATTGAATCGCGACCCGGATTGGGCTTCCGAGAAAAATCTGAATTCGATGGAATTGCTTACTTATCTGAAATTTGCTTCGCACATTAGCGGCAACGAAAAATATGAAAAAGAATATTATCGACTGATTGATGAAGAGGGATATCTGGAAAATGCTAAAGGCATTAATTCAAAAAATCCGGCATGGCAGATTTATTTCGATCTGACTATGGAAGGGTATTTATTTCCAATTCTTCTGCGTTATGAAACCGATCCGGAGATCAGGGCTGTTTATGAGCAAATGCTGGAAGATTGGATGGCAGGACAGAAAAGCGGCGAGAACCTGATTAACAATCTTGCTTACACCTTGTGTACCGGTAAAAAAATCAATGTTCAGCAAACGATAGACTTCCTGAAAGATACTCCACTTGATCTTGTGGATTGGCATATTGATCATACTTTGCGGGAAGACGTAGAAATTGTGCGTAGCCCGATTTTGGAAGAAATTCAAATTGCAGAACTTCCACCGGCAAGCGAGCGTGCTACTGTTCGCTGGGATAAAAATCCATGGGCTGCAGTTCACGGAAATCCTTCGCAGGTGCGGGAGCCAGTGTTTTGGCTATGGCCGTACTGGGAAGCGCGATACTTAGGAATTATTGAAGAATGA
- a CDS encoding metallophosphoesterase: MIQKKILSILLLLFISQFAFCQTVKTEAAENEFTFAFLTDIHLKPEMNAPKGFQMAIDKVNELKPDFVLTGGDLVYDAMRGNQARCDTLFSLYKEMSAGFNMPVYNCLGNHDLFAIYEESPESSNHPDYKYGMFERYFGKTYYSFDHKGWHFVVLNSLDVTENKRYKGVFSEEELTWLKADLAKVDRQTPVVVTSHLPIITTRTQIKGSEGRGNVSNSLEVFNLLEPFEKVLFLQGHIHWKEYGVVNDKFHFLTGGSIAGNGWKGRRHNTKEGFVLITVKGRDFSWEYIDHGWEAEQLKR; the protein is encoded by the coding sequence ATGATTCAAAAGAAAATCCTTTCAATACTACTCCTGCTGTTCATTAGTCAGTTTGCATTTTGCCAAACGGTAAAAACAGAAGCAGCAGAAAATGAATTCACCTTTGCCTTTTTAACTGATATTCACCTGAAACCTGAAATGAATGCACCGAAGGGCTTTCAAATGGCAATTGATAAAGTGAATGAGTTGAAACCGGATTTTGTGCTCACTGGCGGCGATTTAGTTTATGATGCCATGCGCGGAAACCAAGCCCGTTGCGATACGCTGTTTTCGCTTTACAAAGAAATGAGCGCCGGGTTTAATATGCCGGTATACAACTGCCTGGGAAATCACGATCTGTTTGCCATTTATGAGGAAAGTCCTGAGAGCAGCAATCACCCCGATTACAAATACGGTATGTTTGAGCGTTATTTTGGAAAGACCTATTATTCTTTTGATCATAAAGGCTGGCATTTTGTTGTGCTAAACTCGCTTGATGTTACAGAGAATAAGCGCTACAAGGGAGTTTTTAGTGAAGAGGAGCTAACATGGCTAAAAGCAGATTTAGCAAAAGTTGATAGACAAACTCCGGTTGTTGTTACTTCGCATTTGCCGATAATTACTACACGGACACAAATAAAAGGTAGCGAGGGGAGAGGGAATGTAAGCAACTCACTTGAAGTATTTAATCTGCTTGAGCCATTCGAAAAAGTACTGTTTTTACAAGGCCATATTCACTGGAAAGAATATGGTGTGGTTAACGATAAGTTTCATTTTTTAACCGGCGGATCGATTGCCGGAAATGGGTGGAAGGGAAGAAGACACAATACCAAAGAAGGTTTTGTTTTAATTACCGTTAAAGGTCGTGATTTTTCATGGGAATACATCGATCACGGTTGGGAAGCAGAGCAGTTGAAACGATAA